The nucleotide window ACGTCGTAAATGGAAGCTATGAATACGGGAACCAGATTGAATATGTGTGTAATGAGGGTTATCACTTAATTGGTGAACGTATTCTGTATTGCCAAGTCAGTGATACAGGTATGCAGTGGAGTGGCAGTCCTCCACGATGTGAAAGGATTATGTGTGCACCACCTCCAGACATACCAAATGGAGCACACTCCGGAGTTGGCAGTGATGCATTTGAATATCGAGCAGCTGTAACTTACACGTGCAATCGGGCGTCTGGACCAGATGAATTTTCACTTATTGGAGAGAGTCAGCTGTATTGTGTTGGGCATGGAAAATGGAGTAGTGACCCTCCTCAGTGTAAAGTGGTCAAATGCCCATTCCCAGAACTCACAAATGGAAAGCAGGTGTCAGGATTTGGGACAAAATTTTGCTATAACGCTAAGGTTACGTTTGAGTGTAATCAGGGATTTTACCTTCACGGCAGCGAATTAATTACCTGTAATGATAATAGTACTTGGCAACCCCCTATTCCATCATGTCTTAAAGGACAACCGCCTTCCACTGCAAGATCCCGAGTTTTGTGTCCTTCACTGACCAGTCCTCATACTTCGAAACCTTCAAGCTCCATTCCTTCTGGGTCGGTTCCTACCAGGACTACATCTGGAACATCGATTGTCTTACAGTATACCTGTCCCCATGACAGACCACTTGACCTCAGGGATATACTTGAATGGATCCTTGCTTTTATTATTGCTGTACTGGAATTGTAATTGTGTGTGTCTTTGCAAATATCTCCAAagcaagaacaaaaagaaaacaagttagAGCCGGAATATATCACTTACATCAATAAATCACCTCTGCCTTCAGAGGAAACTGAATGATTTCAACTAGCACCACTTCATCTTTTGAATTCTATTAAAGTCCTCAAATCTGCAATAGCTGTTCTCTAACTTAACTATCATGATTGAAACTGTTAAGTCATAATGCTAACATTTTAAGATGACTTAAATATAGCCATCATTCTTGGATACTTCTTTGAAATGTGCATAAATTTGAGTATGAACACATGGCCTCTTTTGTTAtaattgtttttgctttgttagGGCAAGTCAACAAACATCCAGTATGAAATTAAGTGGAGGGATTGATTTCTGTCTAAAATTTGCTAATTGAGAAAAATATAGTTTATAATGGAATTACATTTCAAAGGTAAAGAAAGTGACTTTGAAATATGTTTTGTTAAAGATTAAGTACCACTCATGAAAGTGCACTTTTTCATGAAATGACATGTTTTTACATAATATTCAACATACAAAGCttttacaaatacacacatataccttTTGCACACATATGTGCATGCTAATTTTACCTGTAAAATacatatacaaacatacacaaatgcaaaaatatacaaataaacatcaaaatttatggaaaatgaaactaaagtataaatttattttgatattaaaacacaaatttcataattttgaaattcatacaaacaaaaaatgttcaagaaGACCTtacaaaatgtgtattataaaagaaCTGcctatggattttaatttttttgcacaaaaatacatTTGCTTTTTATTGAACTTTCCATGAACCTGAACCAAGAGGATTTTTTTTGGAGGTATGTGGTTAGCACAATTTACTCCCCATCATGAGGTTTCTCAGTATCCCATATTAAGGACAAAAATATTTCCATGAAGTGAAGATTATCACTTCTGTAAGTGTTCCAAATATATTCAGAGTTTAACACACACTTTCTATTAAGATGAGATTGAataaacagaagcagagagagagagagatggaaagaggaaggaaggaaaaacaaatttgTAAGAAAGCTGAAagggggctgagggagggggTGATGTTCTGGTGTACCCAAActgctgcctgggaagccagcatcccatctgagcaccagttccagtcactgctgctccatttcctttccagctccctaataatggcctgggaaatcaaaaGACGAACCAAGTACTAGGGccactgcacctacatgggagacaaagatgaagctcctggcttcagcctcacccaagtatgggtattgtggtcatttgaggagttgAACCATTAaatggaatggaagatctttctctctctctctgtctccatctctctctctctctctctctctcaagtctgcttttcaaataaataatcaaatctttaaaaaggaagagaaataaaattctccaaatttgaaaaaaaggattaaataaaaCTATAGAATTGTCTTTTCTGTGAACTCTTAagctatatttaaaataatgactgTAAAGAGTATGTAGAAACATAAATGCTATCATTTGGAATTAAAGAAATATACAAGATacaaaatacaataaattataattacattaattaaaagccaggaaaaaacaaaaagacattcaGAGTACTTGTCCAATTATCTTTGGGGTATAGAAACTTGATAgaattaattatctttttttttcaatttttaaaaatgtatttgagaagcagagagacagagataaatagACACAGGGAGCAAGcttacatctgctagttcacattCCAATACGCTTCCAATTACCAGGTCTCAGCTGGGAAAAACaggaagctgagaactcagtgcaggtctcccgaGTGGGCGTTAGGCACAcatcaccactgctttctcaggtctgcattagcaggaagctggaggcaggagcaagATCATGATagtgaaccaaggcactctggtACCGGATGCAGTTCTCTTAATGGGTTCAAACAACTGCAGAACATCTGCACAGAAtcgttaatttttaaataaactatatAAAAGGCACTTCTATAAGTGTGCACCTATACACAGAGGTATGTGTAGATGAGATGAGCAAATGCACATGTGAAACTTGGTTTTACAAAACAGAAAGACTAGGAAATGATGCCTTTTGGTAACACAATCCTGGGTCCACACCTTCTTCCACAGTGCCCTCTTGAGCCCTATACCTCATCTTGTTTTCCATTATTGCTGTTTCCAGATCCTGGTTTCCGTGTCACTAAAAAAAGTTTACTAAGAAAGTTGTAATAACGTTGTGAACATATATGTAAGATAAATGAGACCTTTtaatttcttgccttttttccccATCATCAAAGCACTAGCAAAGTAAGAGCTATGTTTAGGAatcagcgctatggtgtagtagattaCTTGGGAGGCCaacttcccacatgagtgccactTTAACAggcagttgctccacttccaaataagctccctactaatgtacctgggaaaggagtggagaatggccctattacttaggcccctgcaaccatgtgggagacctggaagaaactccaatATCCTGGCTACTGcttaacccagccccagccgttgcagccatctgagcagtgaaccagcggatggaagatcttgctctgtctctccctctctgcctttcaaataaatatgtaaatttttaaaaaagaattatatataatGGCTATGTTTATGCATTTCTCCTATTTCCAAACTAGAaaggtgaaaacaaaaataagcagtGATGACAGACTTTCTGACAAGCAGCATGATCAAATCTATCAAAATACATGGTCAATCTACTTGCTTATTTTACCCTAGCTTGAATACTATTTGAAAAACTTTGGGAAAATATCTTTTCCTCTAAAATCAAGGACAACTGGTGTCACTCTGGGTATTATTTGACAACAATCTCTAGAGGATTTTGGGATGTACTGTACTTGTTTTGATGTTTTCTACCAAGTACAAGGGGTAAATCTCAGCAGGACTCACTCACAAGCATCAGAGGAAGCACTTACTACCACTGATGAACACACAGTTCTCTTTCCAGTCGCAGAAGAGGCCAAAGGCACCATATGTGTATCAGGCACATTATCTGAACAACAGAAAGTCCAATCCCTTACCTTTCTTATAACTCATGTAGATTGCAATATTTCTATTTGCcacaataatttaatattttcaccTAGTAGAATGAATTGAAGCAAATAGGAGAGAGGAAGCAAAAGGGGAGGACAGAAAAAGAgtgaagaaaagaggaaagagaaaaaattctcAGTATGTAAACTCAATAGTTTTCCAAATTATAACAgcaactaaaatatatttttctgctgTTTGTTTATATGGGATGATTTTTTTCACATCTGTCCTCAGATATCCTGGAAATGGTATTGGATTTTACTTCTTGATGGAGAGCACATTTCTCCTGGAAGCACTCAAGAGTTATGTACATAGGCATTAGTCATGGCACATCCACCTTCCTCAAGTATGATCTTTGGATTCCTCACATGTTCCTCTGCCTTGGAGATCTATTTCTGTACCACTGAGGAACAGTGACATTTGATTTGCAAagcatctctgatttttttttgcttcttataCTTACTTCTTAGATAAAAGCACTTTACATAAATGGtgtcacattttaaaagaaagaagctgTTCTACGGTGAAAGAATATTGTCCTTCATTTTACATGTATATATAGAgacatatattttcttcttttttgcctttatttagtaaatataaatttccaaactacagtgCATGGATTACAATGGGTCCCCCCCcttatttccctcccacccacacccctcccatctcacgctccctctcccattccattcacatcaagattcattttcaattatctttatatatggaagatcgattaagtatatagtaagtaaagatttcatcagtttgcacccacacagaaacacaaagtgtaaaatactgtttcagtactagttatagcattacttcaccttggacaacacattaaggacagagatcccacatgagaagtaagtacatagtgactcctgtcgttgactcaacaatttgacattcttgtttatggcgtcagtaatctccctaggctctagtcatgagttaccaaggctatggaagcctattgagtttgctgactccaatcttattccgacagggtcatagtcaaagtggaagttctctcctcccttcagagaaaggtacttccttttttgatgcccgttctttccaccgggatctcactcacagagatctttcatttaggtctttttttttttttttccagggtgtcttggcttttcatgcctaaaatactctcatgggctcttcagccatatccaaatgccttaagggctgactctgaggccagagtgctatttaggacatctgccattctatgagtctgctgtgtatcccgcttcccatgttggatcgttctctctttttttgattctatcagctagtgttagcagacactagtcttgtttgtgtgatccctttgactcttagacctatcagtgtgatcaattgtgaactgaaattgatcacttggactagtgagatggcattggtacatgccaccttgatgggattgtattgggatccccagGCATgttacagcagtcaaaaacaatgaaatccagtcatttgcaacaagatggaggaatttggaaaacatcatgctgagtgaattaagccagtcccaaaggaacaaatatcatatgttctccctgattgttgacaactaactgagcaccaaaggggaaaccttttgcagtgaaatggacactataagaaacagttacttgatcagctcttgttctaactgttgatgtacaatgtaatactttatccattttagtattttgttttgttctagtactgttggttgaactctgtaattaacccacaattattcttagatgtttaaagtttaactgaaaagtgatccctgttaaacataagagtgggaataagagagggaggagatttacaatttgggacatgctcagtcggagacatatattttcattacttTGCTATACATGTAACACAAAGGTCTCATTTAAAGTTCACATTAAGACAAACTCATTTTCCAGGAATTAATTAAATAACAATGCCATGCCAAAAGTTTTTATGAGTTCCTTTTAGGTGTGCTTTTTTAACATACCTTTTATAGAACATTGAGAAATTCTGGTTACATaactaaatatataatatttttgttgAATAAAGTAAGGCAAGTTTGTGAGTCTGAGGTTGCTTCAACTGCTTACACAATAATTACTACTTAAAAGCTTAAATATCAATTTTCAAAGTTAGTATATTCAAGTGAGCAGGAATCTACTGGTATCTATAACATTTTTGACACAAAGGAACTTATGCTTCaaatgaaagatttaaaaacatCAAGAAGGAAAGGGTATAGGTGGAGGTAAAGAAAACATGCTGATCTTAGGAATGCTCAGATTCATAGAAGGCAATAATTGCAATCCAATGCTGCACGTCTATGCTCGCATCTCATTCACAGTTTAAATGGCTGTTACAACTGTTGCTTCAGTTCTCTTTTTCCTAATTTCACTAAATTGTTTCTGATCATAGCCCTTATAAAACATCTCTTTCTTTAGGGTTAAAAGTGTCCTTATGAGTGTAAACACGTGGCATCCACTTTGTTTCCCTTTACCAAgctatttaattcttttaatcATCTCTTCTAGAAACAACCCTAGCAATTCTGAGCACTATTATTACACTTCTCTATACTTCATACTTTTTCACTGCAATTTCCTGGTTCAAGATCCCTCAAAGAGCAGCATTGTTTGTTATTCTGATTATAACTGTGCCACTGCCTGTAAAGAGGAGGAGCTTCCTTCTGCATGAGCATGGAATTCTGCAATCGATGGCTCAAAAAACCATGATGTCATTCCTTATATGATCCCATTTCAGGCCCaattccattatttattttctctattaccATGAGTTTTTTGACAATACTACTTCAAACTTACTATTTTTCTCTGAGCACCTTGTTTTTAGCTACTTTCCGCCTACCAGTGAGCCTCCTCCTACCACTCagaattcactttctttttttttgctcataTTTCATCTGTCATGAGTATAAtgaatatatgttttaatttttttaactcaaCATTGTTTGTGCAGTTTTGCTTAGAGGAATATTCATGTAGCActtctattcattttaaattttcttttctcatcaTATGCTCAAACTGACCAATCATGGAGTTTACATTTGATTATATAACACCATTTTGGCATATCTGTTTACACTGAACATAAGTATGAAAGCTTTGTATTCTCAAActtttggatatggtttgagtaTACCCACAAAGTTTCATGTGCTGGAAATTTGATGCCCAGTGTGGTAAAGTTAATGTGTGATCTAGGACAAGGTAATTAAGTCTTAGAGCCATCAACCATGGAAAGGATTAATGCTGGTCTCATGGGATGAATTAGTTTTTGCCAGAGTAAgtcatattaaaaagaaaaagtcttgCCTATGAATCTCTCTGGCTTCCTACCTCATCTGGTCATCAATTCTATGTGTACTCTTTTTATTGTGGAGAAATTTGCCATTGAgaccctcaccagaagccaaacAGATAAGGCCTTCTGATCTCAAAAATTTCGAgctaaataaacctatttttattataaagtatCTACCCTCAGTTGCTTTGCTATAAcaatagaaaatggactaagacatgcTTCCTAGTTTCCATGTGAGGATTGTTTCTTTAATAAGAagattatccaaagaaataaatataggTATGCAGCAAGTCGAGTTGTCATAAATACAAAGCTTAAGAATTAGCATTTATTCTTCCTATCTAAA belongs to Oryctolagus cuniculus chromosome 5, mOryCun1.1, whole genome shotgun sequence and includes:
- the LOC138849859 gene encoding membrane cofactor protein-like, yielding MAASSALRKVSPHLCQGPSASPWVLGILLLTLVFLPSTSSNTCGEPPRFQSMRPKGDIKSSYNVGKRVEYECRLGYSHRRPLPKFITCQENQQWSQISNDTCYKKSCPRQPEPLNSQVNVVNGSYEYGNQIEYVCNEGYHLIGERILYCQVSDTGMQWSGSPPRCERIMCAPPPDIPNGAHSGVGSDAFEYRAAVTYTCNRASGPDEFSLIGESQLYCVGHGKWSSDPPQCKVVKCPFPELTNGKQVSGFGTKFCYNAKVTFECNQGFYLHGSELITCNDNSTWQPPIPSCLKGQPPSTARSRVLCPSLTSPHTSKPSSSIPSGSVPTRTTSGTSIVLQYTCPHDRPLDLRDILEWILAFIIAVLEL